taattccatcggtaatttcaTTGGTATAAATGACACGTCATGatattttttggctttttttttgcCACCATAATTCCCTTGGTGTAtacaaaaagaatattttcGTGGGTAAATTTCACTGTAATTTATCGACGAAAATATTTCATCAgtattttcatttgtatttatgAATTTCCTGGTAGTGGATCTATTATAGCAAAATTGTGAAAATAATCCAAGATAATAAACTTCTCGTCGATTTCTTCCACGAAAGTTTAAGTAGTGAAAcactttctttatatataagcCAAGATAagagtaagataaaaaaaaaaatgaaaggatatGATTGGTGCATTCATATATGAGTAcaagtttaatttgaaaatggTCTTTAACAGAACGAACTTGCAAGTAATGGAGAAAAAGGCTAAAGAATTAGTGAAAGAAAATACTTAATATTGGTAAAACAATTGTAATTCGGATCTAACCCCCTCTCCTGGAAAAAAAGTTGATCACTCTTATTATCAACACTTTTAAAAACTCATTATATAAGTACTTATTGGGAAATAGGTTTGCAAGTTTTATAGACATTGTGCTTGTAGCGTAACGATTATAATAGGCCATCAAGACTGTAAAAGTACATGAAGCAACTGAATCTAAAAAGGGATAGATCTTTGCGAAGAAAAAGGATCCAAAGATGTATTAAGTGGATTATTACACTTAttatctaaataattataaaaataatcaaaataagctTTTTCGCCCCTAGTTTGCctaaaatgaaacaaacaatGATGTCTAGTCATTATATCTACCATCATATCCCATATATTATTTaaccaccataaaaaaaatatcaattgtaACAATGTCTGATACATTCTTTTAAACCTTACAATTCCTATAATACCAAAATACCCAACCTTTTGATCATTACCAATAACAACCCTACCATCAAAATACACAATCTTACTATAGTAACTAGCCATGTAATCAATACATAACTAGAGACCAAGAGCAATTACCACTTCTTTTTCATATCCTAAAACAACTATACTGACTTGTAATCAATCTAAGGTAAATTTTCCCTATACCTTATAGTTTGGTACAATCACATTACCCACACTAGTACAAGTTAGAGAATAAATATGATTACCTTTCGGGGGCGATGAAACATAGCATTAAGATGTAATGCATTCAAGAAACAAGTTGGTTTACTTATCAAACATAGGTGGATAGCTTTTAAAAGGAACTTAAATTCAACTTATATAAACACCAACCCTCTTCAAAATCATATAAGACAAAATAATGAGTGTGTGAATATATTAGTATTAGAAGATACAGTGATTGATCAAgacaaaacaattatgaaaatgTTGATGACACCTTTGTTTGATATGTTGAAAGTCACCAGCTATATGAATAGCCTAAAAGCAATATAATATGCATTGTATATAGGACGTTTATACAAGTTTCACCAAAGTTGGGGCACAATATTAATGATTGCGAAGAGTTCCACTAAGATGTTGAGACCTTAATAATTCCTAGCAtccttaaagttttaaaatgataaagaagCATGAGAGATCAATATGTAGTTGCTGGAAAGGTtgagtttgctttttattaatatcaatttttgtgAGGTTAATATCTCATAATTTTGACATCTATCAAGCACTCCTTCATGATTATGGATATCATTTTCACACAAGACAGTCCCCTATGATCATGTAAACTTACATGGTCAAAATAAAAGatgtcataatttaattttttacctctatttaaaaacaaaatagaacaaaaattttcatttcaataaatttagttaattttagtcatttcattatttttcattatttaatttatttagttatgtttcaaattaaattagagATAATCATAAAAAGCATAAGACACGCACACAcccctacacacacacacacacacacacacatgtatgtatgtatatcaataaataaataaataaaatataaatttaacaaagagaagaaaaacaattggggatttaatcaaacaaataaatgaatttgaCTACCCCAAGACTAAGtgcaagaaagaaaacaatttagGAATAATTTTAGGTGTGATTGGGACTCAATTGAAAAGTAATTAAGAAAAAGGTTAATTTGGatttaattataagaattaaAGGACCTAGGACCAAACTAGAgaagaaagccaaattaaagggttaatttaattaattcaagggtaaaatttaagagaaaacgTGAGAATGGGGTCAAAATTGCATAATTTTAGAAACtagaaaactaaattgaaaaaaatagtcaaattaAAGAGTTTTATTGATTCAATTactaatgaaattgaaaaagaaaccaataatgaaaaaattgacCAACAACGCATAATTTTGGAAActaatgattaaattgaaaaaaataacaaaattaaaagatttaattaattcatttaatggtgcaattaaaaagaaaatctaagattaaaaccctaattaaattaaaattgaaatataaaaaagagaagcactccaataaaaaaaaagaaagaaagagaaactcAAGGATCAATTTGGAATCTCAACCCTTTCcccaaaacaatgttttttttataaagtgaaaataataataaaacaagaagtaaaatgttgttgttgttttttttttgttttttttttccaattgatATCCTAGAATTTCAACCTGAATAATCCATCCGAGTTTGATTATTTCTCataattaatttctataattCTAGTCCAAAAAATTcagcacttttttttattgattcttaGAATTAAATCCACGAATTTTGGCCTAGAAAATTCAGCAATTTGTTATTGATTCTcataattaaatactaaaaattaatctCATGACTCCAACATCTCGTACACCTATAAATAACAGAGACTAAgagacaaaagaaaaagaaaagaaaagaaagaagagagcataaaacaaagaaaaactttaattttttcatattatatgataaaaaaataaacacattgaTAACAACCTAgaatttttcattatgtttttgttaattttggttGTTTTACATCTTACAACATTAATTTGCTAAAGTTATACGAGAATGTGAACCTtgggatataaaaattaaaaaattcataatcaaaTTTACTTTTCCCAGAAAAGTTAAATTTAAgcttataattaaatttgacatAATTATGATCTATACCGAGACACGAAGATTATAGAAATTGAACTCCCACCCAACATTTATGAAGAGATACAAACAAAAAAGTATGAAAAACATCACgaaacttgattaattttttaataagataaagCATTTCAATGAAGAACCAAATTAACATACTATTTTCTCTCACACAATAGATTGTGACAATAATGTATTCAACTTCATAAAAAAGAATAGTGtcttacaaaataatatttatacttgaaagaaaataaacttagTTGATCAAAAAAGCTAATattaatccaaattaaaataagacccaaaatataaaaaataataaaaaataataattctacaAAATTATGCTAAGTTGCCACACTTGatagattaaaaagaaacaattattgaataaaatacttACTTAACAAAACCTTTATGATAGTGCATCAACCATTATATTCTCCTTACTTTTAAGTGgtgcaagatattttttttaatattattttttaaatatattaaaaatatataattttaatattaatcgtattaaaattataaaaaaaaaatatttacatgattTTGACATTAGATTTTTGGAGGCATCAATTCTTCTTCCCTGGAGTGCAATACAGCTGTACATGATTTTGTAAGAAAACTTGGAGGAAGTGAAGGCCACTACAATAcgtttaattaagaaaattaatgtcGGCACagatttatttcatcacattgtcataaagaaaattcattattgttaaatagcaattaaaaggaTGCCCCCTCATCTCTTTGGAAAATCTTCCACGAAGAAgaccaattaattaattaaggctaaatataaaataatacgGTGGTTAGAGAAAATCAACGGAGGCACAGAAACTTCGTTTTCCCAGCTCAACAAGCCATCGATCTCTCTGTCCACCGACAGAGAGGGAGTAGGAGACTATGCGCGCGCACATGGGCCACAGCCATTGCTGTCGGTGACTATTATTCTCAGTCTTTTTTTATGGCTCcatatttaaactttttattttgtttttattatctgtTGATTTACatgatagtaaaaatattttatttttgtattttaaaaatattttttaatgtaagaatatattttcaaattagatggtattttttatatattttgaaaaacaaccgcaataATATTCTTAAACACATACTAAGTCTTCTACCGGGGTTTTTAatgtaagaatatatttttaaattaggtggtattttttatatagttttgtgtgttaattaaaattaattttttaaataatcttcttTATAACATGAAATGGGTATACCAAACTTGAAAAACAAGCAATCTTACTTTCTTAGCTAACCTTTAATTTTACCCAAATTAAGAAAGtgactttcttttttaatagctCGGAGAAAGGGAAAAATGCTTGTTAATTAAGTGCTTCGAGGATCGTATAATTAGTCCATTAATTGAACTTATCTTTCTTTAATATGGTAATTTTCGTTAATGGTAATTCAAGCTTGGAATTCTTTAACGAACTACAGTTAGTCCCCTCCCTTCCATTGACAGCCAATAATTAAGTGTTTAACCTCGCTCGGATTTTTAATACTCCTACTTGGTGCTCGCTTGAACTCTCTCTTCCTTTCCcttgtgacaaaaaaaaaggttacacCCTCATCCACAGTTGtctccttctctctccctctctctgctTTCATGCAGATCTTGAGCTGAAGCAGACGCATAAGCATCCCATTTTCAACACATCGAGAAATGGAGCCTTCTTCCTCATTAGTCACTGTATCCGTTACCAAGATCACCACTCTTACCATTCtgcttcttttcttgatttcgTGCTCAACTCTCCCTTCCACAGgtcaattttcttcttttgcttcaCTTTCTTGTTTCTTGAATTGGAAATGATCGCTTTTcgttcctttttattatttgggtttTGCTTATCTTGCTAGGAATTATTGGTAAAATTTGAAAGACTGCAATCTTATGTCTAAGAAGCACAAATCTGTGGTTCTATTCATACATTGAACTTAAAGATCTTGGAGTTTCCTTCTGTCTTTAACACATAAGAAGATATGGTTGCCGGTGGCGTAGTTCATTAAATATTAGTCTTTGGTTTGTTGTAATTCCAATTTCTAAAAGATGCacaagaaactaaaataatcttTGTCTTGGACCTGGATGTCTTTTAGATTGCTCTCTTGccatcatttttctctcttCCGCTGCAATTCAGACTTTGATCTACTTTTTATACAGTATCTGTCTGAGTTAATGAGAACCTTAAGGgctaaatttttcatctttgctTGATGTACTTGCAGAAGCTTATGACGCTCTTGATCCAAATGGGAATATCACCATCAAATGGGACGTAATACAGTGGACTCCAGATGGCTATGTTGTAAGTGCTAGCTAGTACATGATGCAATATCACATTTAGTGGATTTTTGGATAACAGAATCAAGCACTCCAATGATTTACCTTTTCCAGTCTCTTGAAGTTCCTCCCCGGAATCTTTTCCCTGGACTTTCTCATGTATGTTGTTCTCATTTGCAGGCAGTTGTTACGATGTATAACTTCCAGCAATATCGCCACATTCAGGCGCCGGGTTGGACTTTGGGGTGGACATGGGCAAAGAAGGAAGTGATCTGGAGCATGATGGGAGCCCAAACCACCGATCAAGGCGATTGTTCAAAATTCAAGGGAAACATACCGCATTGCTGTAGGAAGGATCCATCTGTTGTGGATTTGTTGCCAGGAACACCTTACAACCAGCAGATTGCCAATTGCTGTAAAGGGGGAGTGATAAACTCGTGGGCACAGGACCCAGCCAATGCGGTGAGTTCCTTTCAAATTAGTGTTGGTGCAGCTGGAACCACTAACAAAACTGTTAGGGTGCCAAAGAACATCACCTTGAGAGCACCGGGGCCTGGATATACTTGTGGGCCGGCAAAGATTGTGAGACCAACTAAATTTATATCGGCTGACAAAAGGAGAATCACTCAAGCTTTAAGTAAGTTATTGTCTCAATTCTTCTAGAGTGATTTAGGGGTTCATTACTTTGAATGCATTTTCTGGTGTGGACAACTGATCTATTACCAAGATAATGCCTGTTTTTAGCGTGTGATATTATTATGGTGACCCGTGATTATCAAAAACGTTCCCACAAATCTctagttttggattttcttaGCTTCGAAACGTCATGTGATACTAGCATAGTATCTGTTTGCCAAAACTTTTCTTGATTGTAGTTGTTCCCCAGAAATAAGCCTGTGTTGTTATAGTGATAAATAAGCTTGACATGGACTAGAAGTTGAAGTATGGTGTCACTACTATGAACCATCACactcatataattaatataattctcaGTGTGGAAGAATAACAACCTAAGTTTATCTAACATTGTATGTTATTGCAGTGACCTGGAACATTACTTGCACTTATTCACAATTCCTTGCTCAAAAGACACCTACCTGTtgtgtttctctctcctccttttATAATGACACAATAGTAAGCTGCCCAACTTGTGCTTGTGGCTGTCAAAATAGTACTGCTCGAGCTGGGAGTGGAACCTGTGTGAAGTAAGTTTCCTCATTTGCCAGTTTATTGAAAACTTGAATTCCTGTTTTCTCTGCCAAATTTTTCAACCTAGTTCTGCTCTGCACATTCTTCTTCCCCTGATATTTTTCTCTTCATGTGTTTTTTCAGCCCGGACACTCCACACTTAGCCTCAGTTATTTCACCTCCTGGAAAATCTGACAATACACCTTTGGTTCAGTGTACCAGCCATATGTGTCCAATCCGAGTCCACTGGCATGTTAAGCTCAACTACAAGGAGTATTGGCGGGCGAAGGTTACAATCACCAATTTCAATTACCGAATGAACTACTCACTGTGGAATATGGTTGTGCAACACCCCAACTTTGATAACCTCACCAAGAGTTTTAGCTTTCAGTACAAGTCACTAACTCCTTACGAAGGGCTAAGTAAGTCACCAAACTTCCTCCGCCTTTGTGTAAGCTTGTATGGTTCTCTTTTTTCTTGTGTCTGAGATGTatctatatgattttattttgcagATGATACAGCTATGTTATGGGGTGTCAAGTTCTACAATGATTTTCTCTCACAAGCTGGTCCTCTCGGGAATGTTCAGTCAGAACTACTGTTCCGAAAGGACACATCAACTTTCACTTTTGAAAAGGGATGGGCTTTCCCTAGGAGGATTTACTTCAATGGTGATAATTGTGTCATGCCTCCCCCAGATGCCTACCCATGGTTACCAAATGATAGTTCTCGCCCAGTTATCTCTCTACTTCTTCCAGTCATGACATTGTTTTTGTCTATGGCATTCCTATTTGCTCATGTGTGATGAATCGTGTCTATGCCAGTCTTTAAACTATCTGTTGTTCTAGCAATCAAGAAATCCCATCTTGTTTGAGTTACAGTGCTGGGATTTAAGGGAATCCAGTCAAAGGCTTGAATGTGTAAGATCAGCAAGTTATGGCAATGCAAGTGGATTTGGAGCACCATAACCATGTTACCACCAATATGTTAATTGGCAATTAGAAATCTTTTGTCAcgttctcttttttatattgggAATTAGTGGTTCTTCTACATGTGTATTTATGTTGTACACGTGATCATTTTGTTTGTGgaatatcaacatattatttGTTCGTATCCTTGTAATAAGGAACTCCACTAAGAATTTACAGCTgataaatggatttttattcGTAGTTATTTTTGAAGTCC
The sequence above is drawn from the Populus alba chromosome 15, ASM523922v2, whole genome shotgun sequence genome and encodes:
- the LOC118033428 gene encoding protein COBRA; this encodes MEPSSSLVTVSVTKITTLTILLLFLISCSTLPSTEAYDALDPNGNITIKWDVIQWTPDGYVAVVTMYNFQQYRHIQAPGWTLGWTWAKKEVIWSMMGAQTTDQGDCSKFKGNIPHCCRKDPSVVDLLPGTPYNQQIANCCKGGVINSWAQDPANAVSSFQISVGAAGTTNKTVRVPKNITLRAPGPGYTCGPAKIVRPTKFISADKRRITQALMTWNITCTYSQFLAQKTPTCCVSLSSFYNDTIVSCPTCACGCQNSTARAGSGTCVNPDTPHLASVISPPGKSDNTPLVQCTSHMCPIRVHWHVKLNYKEYWRAKVTITNFNYRMNYSLWNMVVQHPNFDNLTKSFSFQYKSLTPYEGLNDTAMLWGVKFYNDFLSQAGPLGNVQSELLFRKDTSTFTFEKGWAFPRRIYFNGDNCVMPPPDAYPWLPNDSSRPVISLLLPVMTLFLSMAFLFAHV